The following coding sequences are from one Rhipicephalus microplus isolate Deutch F79 chromosome 3, USDA_Rmic, whole genome shotgun sequence window:
- the LOC142804077 gene encoding uncharacterized protein LOC142804077 isoform X2, with the protein MLSFSSTYDVMSTDGRYDILAGDGTIGHMPRPNHCSETDHDDIAVEPVPATGPSCESAQPVKASPEPVCKLGHITEKSVQVQLLTCPAASQADVKQIMSSIAMQTEPQAVSTVNMLVVQKLRVFSRTGP; encoded by the exons ATGCTGTCCTTTAGCTCTACGTACGACGTTATGAGCACCGACGGACGATACGAT ATTCTCGCTGGAGATGGAACCATTGGGCACATGCCaagaccaaaccattgtagtgaaaCGGACCAT GATGACATCGCAGTAGAACCAGTGCCTGCGACGGGTCCGTCTTGCGAGTCGGCACAACCTGTAAAAGCATCACCAGAGCCAGTGTGTAAACTGGGTCACATCACAGAGAAATCTGTTCAAGTACAACTACTAACCTGCCCCGCAGCATCACAAGCAGATGTAAAACAAATTATGTCATCAATTGCTATGCAAACAGAACCTCAAGCTGTTTCTACAG taaACATGCTAGTGGTGCAGAAGTTACGTGTCTTCAGCAGGACAGGTCCTTGA